The Borreliella burgdorferi B31 DNA segment TATTACAAATAGCATGAAAGAAACAATTCAATTAAGAATTGAACAAGCAAAAAAAATAATGAGCCGAAAATCTACAAAACACGAAATACAAATTGCTTCAAAAAAGATGGGTCATATTTTATAATCTATCATATTGACATTTTAAAAACATTGCTATAGAATATAGTAAAAAGCTAATTATTTCGTTTGTGATGCAGTAAGAATTTAGAATGCAAGCCAAATAATTGAAAAAGCTTCTGAAACCACAACAAATTTAACTTCAGAAGCCAGGATAAGATAATGATAATAAAAATAAAAAATAATGTCAATACAAATTTTAATAATCTCATAACATTAGAAGAAATTATAAAGTACAATCAAAAAAACGCAAGCTCTAATTTAATAGAATTAAAACGCTCAAGGCTAAAATCATATTTAACTAAAAAAAGAGCCATATACCAACGAATACTCAAAGTATGCTGGGCAATTGACCTTAAAAACAAACAATACTATAAATCTAACAAACTTAAAACATATTCCACAATAGAAATACATAATATAGTTAATAAATGCCTTGCAAAAGATAATAAAAAAATATCAATCAGGACCTTAGAATATGATATATCATTTTTAAATCAAATACTCTTAATAAAAACCAAACTAAAACATTTAGGCAAAGATAACGGAAGCTTTGCATTTTATATACAAAACAAAAATCTTTGGAAACACCGCTTTATAATTATTCAGGAAGCAATTAATAAAGAAATAAAAGAATATTTAAAAGATAAAAAAATAGTATCTGATTTTTTCAAGGAAATCAACAATACTATAAACAAGAATAATATAAGAAATATAAAACCTAAAAGCTCAATTGCAGATGAATCAATTGCGGATGTTATACCTAAAGGTATAAAAGGTATAAATAAGATAGAGAATTCTATAGAAAAAAATAATGGAAAAATAAATAAAATTTCTTACAAAGAATATATTGCAAACAAGTTAGTAGAAGTTCACAAAATAGAAAAAATGCAAATAACAAAAATACTTAAAATAAGCAACAATGAAAAAACCTATATAAATGCATTAAGAAACTTAAAGTTGGCAATAGAAAAATATAAGGAAGAATATAAAATTGAAGACATTTCAAATCATTTTATAAAAGAGTTTAAAAATAAGTATAGTAAAAAAATATGGATGATGAATGGAAAAACTGACAGAACAAATGACTTTTATGAAATTTGGGAAAAAAGATTTAAAAAAACGTTTTTAAATAAAAATTTAAAAAAACAATATAGAAGTAATTATGAAAAAGAAAATAAAAAGATTATTAATAACGAAAAAAGAGTAAGTATTATTTTTTCTAACAGTAAAGGTTTTAAAAGAATCAGCAAAATTAAAATTAATCAAAATTAATTGCTATTTACATATATAAAAAGTATTATTATATATAGGCCCTATTCTAAGAATTTTTTTACTTTAGGAACATTTAATATATTTTCTTACAGTTCATATATATATATGCATTTCTATTAAAAAGACACTGAAAAACTCATATTTACCAACTAAACTAAAATTTTTTAAAATCAGATTGTAAACAAAGCATGCTTTTATTTTTCAAAAAAAATCAATCATTTTTTTTGCAAGATATATGAGTTCTATCATAGTAATTTGAAACATTAGATACTCTGGAAGAATAAAAATGATTTTTATTATTATTCTCATCCAGTTTAATTTGAGAATTTTTAGCCTCAGACTCTTTTTTGCTTAAACATTGATAATTCAAATTATCCATATATTTCTTTTTAAAATGAGAAGCCCCATCTATCTTGTTTCGATCGTTATTTATTGATAAATCACAACCCAATATTAATAAAAAAGTTAATATTATAAATAATAATGAAATAACAAATTTTCTATTCATAAATTTCTTTCCCCTAAATTTGATTATTAAAATTAACCTTACAAAAACCATAAAGCACAAGTAAACACATTTTAAAAATTTAAAGTTAAGCATTATTGTAGTATATACAGATAATTTGTTTTTCAATATAATAAAATTAGTCCAAATTTATATCCATTTTTAGCATTTTAGCCATTAGAATTATATTCTAAATTAACCATTTTTTAAAGCAGAATTCGAACAAAATTATATATTCTTATAAAGAAATATAAACGAATAAGAAATGCAAAAATATTATTTCATAAACCCTAAATAATGCATTAAATTATTATCATTCTTTTAAATAAAAATTGAAAATTAATTATTGATATTCTAAACCCAAAAGAAATTTTCAAAAGTATTTAGATCTGTAAGATTTTTGTATAGCAAAAGAAAAGTATTGGTGGTTTATGGTGGTATAGAGAGTCGCAAGATAATTATTATATAAATTAAGTTGTTATGGATTTTATTTACATAAAGCAGATAGATGTTTCCTATTAAGTAAACTATGTAGTAATTATGGTATTAAAAATACAACTCTAAAATTAAGAGAAACCAGTTGGCCTTTTGGCAGTTGTAGTTCTAAGTGATAGAAATCTAAATTCAAATCCAAATCTTAAGTCTTATTTATAAAGAAATAAAAGCTAAGACAGGAGCTGCCTTAAGTAAGGCTAGATCATGTATTGGTAAATACTGTTCTTTTAAATAGTTTAGAAAGCTGCCATGAAATAAATCGAGGATTTGTTTCTATAATCTTTGATTTAGAAATAGTAATTTAAATCTTAAAGCATTGTTAAAATTTTATATTCACAATGCAAATTTTTAGTTAATTTATGTTTTTTAGATTTTCATTTTTCTTATTTGCTATAAACTTATTAATTTAGGCACCAAATATTTTAGTTTTTATTTTTTTAAAAAAGAAGTCCCTACCCCCGATCTTATTTGGAGAGGATTAATAGGGGTGTTGGGGACTATTGGTAGATCGTTTTCTACCTTACATATATAATATTTTATTTTTTTAATTTTGTAAATATTATTTAATAATAATAAATAAAATTAAACGCTTTTAAGTAAAATGTTAAATTTTGGTTTTTTCCCCATGATTTCCT contains these protein-coding regions:
- a CDS encoding plasmid maintenance protein gives rise to the protein MIIKIKNNVNTNFNNLITLEEIIKYNQKNASSNLIELKRSRLKSYLTKKRAIYQRILKVCWAIDLKNKQYYKSNKLKTYSTIEIHNIVNKCLAKDNKKISIRTLEYDISFLNQILLIKTKLKHLGKDNGSFAFYIQNKNLWKHRFIIIQEAINKEIKEYLKDKKIVSDFFKEINNTINKNNIRNIKPKSSIADESIADVIPKGIKGINKIENSIEKNNGKINKISYKEYIANKLVEVHKIEKMQITKILKISNNEKTYINALRNLKLAIEKYKEEYKIEDISNHFIKEFKNKYSKKIWMMNGKTDRTNDFYEIWEKRFKKTFLNKNLKKQYRSNYEKENKKIINNEKRVSIIFSNSKGFKRISKIKINQN
- a CDS encoding DUF5425 family lipoprotein, which translates into the protein MNRKFVISLLFIILTFLLILGCDLSINNDRNKIDGASHFKKKYMDNLNYQCLSKKESEAKNSQIKLDENNNKNHFYSSRVSNVSNYYDRTHISCKKND